A stretch of DNA from Malus sylvestris chromosome 9, drMalSylv7.2, whole genome shotgun sequence:
aacaaaaaaaaacctttcGGCTTCATTTGACTCATTGGATTGAATTAAAATGATTAAGTCTATAAAATCAAAGATAAAGTAAAAATGAAGGTGGATGAGATTTTATCTTAAATGAATTAGAAGAGAATTAATCAAAAAGAAACTTCGTAAGTTTTCTTGATGAgtactagcatttgcctacatACTTTGTATGTATTAAcatatatttttagaaaatgagaaggagagagggagagagagagagagagagagagagggaaagaatgtggggggagtgggaggttttttttttttaatattggaggtattttaacCGCACCTGTAagtgaggcttcaataaaaaaaaagtaaaatttggacatgtgaaattaCAATATTACcctttttgtgtgatagaagactaagtgGCTTTTTTATCatcttttgattgacaaagagggtttcattaattaatagagattaTACCTGGAAGTTAgatacagttttttttttttttaattttctttttatttctttaatcAACATGTCTTGTATATAGTAAATTATCCATTCCCTTTTGATCCTCTATCCGCAACGAGAGCTTTGTTTCGGGTATGCACATACTTGATGGACTCATTGTTGTAAACTTGGACGTAGATGAGAtaaagtactggtttggtattgaagtgattttataaaaaataggtataaaaaaagctgagctaaaaaaagtgtttggtaaacacttaaaaacaactaattttcacaattttggatgaaaacaaaaataagtttattctcacatcacaacaaaaacagttttttttcttcaaagtacagcaataccaaaccagcccgaaCCAGCAACAACAAGAAAACGAGactctttggtgaaaaccatgGTAATTGGATTGCGGCATCATCCATGAAAATCTTTATGATGGTTGCAGTTGcacatttaaattttaaactcaATCCGACGTTGGAATTTGGACGACGAAGCCATGTGTGCATCATTACACCAATATATTATACAAACACAAGCTGCAATCATGCTCTTTGCTTAATACATACTTAAAGATTAAAAGGATTAAACTTCTTTTTCCCTTCCTAATTTCGATAAAAAGAAGATTAACTTTAGAGATATAGgaatttaattaattgaaattatttttgctcaccatttTTCAGTGATGGTAATGCTCAGTGAGGAAAAATGCActcctaattaataaaattagatGCAAGAAATAGTACTGTTTTACTGAAAAACAATAAATtcgatttttaattatttttttactgGATTTAAAATTCTCCACATTTTACGTTTATTTAGTGTAACATAGAATAGCAATATAAATTTCGATTgtaatgagaaaaaaaattaagtttatCAAGAGTAGAGCTGCTATATatttatcatatttttacaAGCTGCTGTTATTTATTAATGTTTTGGTTTCAATGTGCTTTGGGAAACGGAAAATTGAAAGAGATGATCAGCAGCCTCTGGATCACAATACATTTGCCTTGGGGAAACTATGATCTACTTTTTACTAGAAAAAACCGAGTTTACTATTCAGAACCCAAGTACTACGTAATTTACGTCATTGATTTGCGTGAGATGAGCCCACGAATTAAGTTAATGGGAAATTTTGAATTAAATTGAATAGTCCGAATTGTCTGCTCGAATAGTGAAACCTGGAGATAATCTTTGTCTATAAATTTGACATGAACGCTTCCTTTTTTTGGTGGGTAAATAGTAACCGGTAAAGGTAAATCATTATTTATAAGAAAGGAGAATAATAATTCACAAGGTTTGAATACCAACATAAAACAGAAATAACTAACAATGTCAATGTACTTAACCACGTCATGACTACATGATACAGTAGAAGCAAAACCCTTTGCTTGCACGGAGGGCAACATCAACAGACAAAAAAGGAAGACTGCATCAAGGCACGCACAATCTCTGAGCACCACAAGCTTTTTCTGTCTACATTCCACAGAAGGCCTCCGTTCCTGAATAATCGAAAAACATGGAAGTCGAAGGCTAGACGAGTACATGCACAGCACAACCGTGGGAGGCTCGTTCTCATTCACAATCTCCACCAGGCGAAGCGTTTTGACTGCAGAATGCAGTTGCTTACGTTTTCCATGGACTCCATAATTACCGTGCCCTCTAAACTATCATGTATCATCACAAGACGAACAATCAACAAAAAAATGCTCATGAGATTCTGGGAAAGCTTGGAACAAAACATACCATCTGCTACAGCCTGCAGAGAGTAAGGAGGATTCCGTCAAGAATTCACAGCTTACCTTTGATAGCAGACCAAAGGTTGAAGCTCGTCCTTGGGACATCGTTGCTAACCACACCATATCAGCCAAGGCCTGGAATTTCTGAGCTTCTTCGAAGCAGATCTAGTAGTATTATAGAGTTACAGACCCTGAGCCACCAGCATTCAGAAACAACTTATCTAGGGAGTTCCTGATTTCAAGTCAAACATTTGGGGAAATAAATTTCCAATCAAATAATCGATTCTGCTCTCTATCAGTATCAAAAGTTATTCCCCGAAACAAAATGAACTCATGATTTTGCGGTGTTCTGCATTtttgaagaaaacaaatctGAAACTATTGCATATTGACTTAAAACTAAAACTACTTCGGGCATCAATTCAGCCAAAGTTAAAACTtccacaagaaaagaaaattttctaaGTAAATTCAACCCAGATATTGCACTATCGAATTAGCTATCTAAAGTCATCATCAGTACTTTGTGCACCTTGTCTTCGTTTGTCTCTCCAAGTCTCTCCCCACATCTTGGCCTCTGCAACCGCTCTCTCTCTTTCGGACTCCTTTTTCAACATAGCCGTCGTTTCATCTGGAGTGTTAGGCTCTGAATTCTTTATGTCAACCACTTTGTTCTCATCTGGTTCGCTATACAGGCGGGAGGTCAAGTAATTCATAGCAAGCACCACTTCAGTCATGGAAGGCCGGGTACTGGCATCCTCCCTGAGACACATGAAAGCTACTTCAAAGGCTTTCCTCAATATTGATACCTGAAACCGACCTCTAAGAAGTGGATCTGCAAGTTGCGCAATATTCTTGTGGTCTTTCATAAACGGACGTGCCTACAAAGACGAGTAAATAGGATCAACCATGGATAATTCCATTTTCATAAACTGAGCACAGTACTATCAAAACCATTATTTATTGCTAAATCTGCTATGCATTCTTTTctcttaaaaagaaaattattaggTAAAACTGAGGCATTAGATTTATGCAGAGAAAAGATAATGATTGCTCACAATTGTCTTAACAACTGAATGCGATAACCGCTACCAAAAATATGCAGATGTAATGTTGGAATACTGGTACACATCACAATAACGAAATGAAACAAAATGAATTACCCACTCAACAAGATGTTTTTCACGACCAAGACTGCTATCGACCGCCTTATGTCCAGTGATCAGCTCCAGCAATACTACCCCGAAACTGTAGATGTCAGACTTTGCCGTCAACTTTCCACTTTTAGCATATTCAGGAGCACAGTAGCCATGTGTACCCATGACCCTGGTGGAGACATGCGATCTATCTCCTGTTGGACCAAATTTTGCAAGCCCAAAATCGGAAAGCTTTGGGAAGAAATCTTCACCCAATAAAATGTTAGCTGATTTTAGATCCCTATATATCACAGGTGGATCAGCCTCATGGTGAAGATATTCCAATCCTTTGGCTGCACCAGCAGCTATCATCATCCGTTTATTCCAATCAATTGGCTCCTGACCCGGTGGAAGATCTGGCAATGGTTACATGGGGAGGTTAGCACTTCAGAAGTCTTTAAGTAAAAGATATATGCTAACGTGTTCAATGAAATGGGATTAGCATTAGAGTCTAGAGACATAAATGTTTTAGAAGTTAGACTGTGATGGTTAAACACCGG
This window harbors:
- the LOC126634246 gene encoding probable serine/threonine-protein kinase PBL7 isoform X5; this translates as MGYCPCFGFRKGRKLETGTDEAKDDKTDKADKKKTINNKPQENVTQLSSSEEDGINGNNKAQTFTFRELATATKNFRTDSCIGEGGFGPVYKGKLASGQQAVAVKKLDQTGLQGEKEFLVEVLMLSLLRHSNLVSLIGYCAEGEQRLLVYEYMPLGSLADHLHDLPPGQEPIDWNKRMMIAAGAAKGLEYLHHEADPPVIYRDLKSANILLGEDFFPKLSDFGLAKFGPTGDRSHVSTRVMGTHGYCAPEYAKSGKLTAKSDIYSFGVVLLELITGHKAVDSSLGREKHLVEWARPFMKDHKNIAQLADPLLRGRFQVSILRKAFEVAFMCLREDASTRPSMTEVVLAMNYLTSRLYSEPDENKVVDIKNSEPNTPDETTAMLKKESERERAVAEAKMWGETWRDKRRQGTP
- the LOC126634246 gene encoding probable serine/threonine-protein kinase PBL7 isoform X3, producing the protein MGYCPCFGFRKGRKLETGTDEAKDDKTDKADKKKTINNKPQENVTQLSSSEDGINGNNKAQTFTFRELATATKNFRTDSCIGEGGFGPVYKGKLASGQQAVAVKKLDQTGLQGEKEFLVEVLMLSLLRHSNLVSLIGYCAEGEQRLLVYEYMPLGSLADHLHDLPPGQEPIDWNKRMMIAAGAAKGLEYLHHEADPPVIYRDLKSANILLGEDFFPKLSDFGLAKFGPTGDRSHVSTRVMGTHGYCAPEYAKSGKLTAKSDIYSFGVVLLELITGHKAVDSSLGREKHLVEWARPFMKDHKNIAQLADPLLRGRFQVSILRKAFEVAFMCLREDASTRPSMTEVVLAMNYLTSRLYSEPDENKVVDIKNSEPNTPDETTAMLKKESERERAVAEAKMWGETWRDKRRQGAQSTDDDFR
- the LOC126634246 gene encoding probable serine/threonine-protein kinase PBL7 isoform X1, with product MGYCPCFGFRKGRKLETGTDEAKDDKTDKADKKKTINNKPQENVTQLSSSEEDGINGNNKAQTFTFRELATATKNFRTDSCIGEGGFGPVYKGKLASGQQAVAVKKLDQTGLQGEKEFLVEVLMLSLLRHSNLVSLIGYCAEGEQRLLVYEYMPLGSLADHLHDLPPGQEPIDWNKRMMIAAGAAKGLEYLHHEADPPVIYRDLKSANILLGEDFFPKLSDFGLAKFGPTGDRSHVSTRVMGTHGYCAPEYAKSGKLTAKSDIYSFGVVLLELITGHKAVDSSLGREKHLVEWARPFMKDHKNIAQLADPLLRGRFQVSILRKAFEVAFMCLREDASTRPSMTEVVLAMNYLTSRLYSEPDENKVVDIKNSEPNTPDETTAMLKKESERERAVAEAKMWGETWRDKRRQGAQSTDDDFR
- the LOC126634246 gene encoding probable serine/threonine-protein kinase PBL7 isoform X2 — protein: MGYCPCFGFRKGRKLETGTDEAKDDKTDKADKKKTINNKPQENVTQLSSSEEDGINGNNKAQTFTFRELATATKNFRTDSCIGEGGFGPVYKGKLASGQAVAVKKLDQTGLQGEKEFLVEVLMLSLLRHSNLVSLIGYCAEGEQRLLVYEYMPLGSLADHLHDLPPGQEPIDWNKRMMIAAGAAKGLEYLHHEADPPVIYRDLKSANILLGEDFFPKLSDFGLAKFGPTGDRSHVSTRVMGTHGYCAPEYAKSGKLTAKSDIYSFGVVLLELITGHKAVDSSLGREKHLVEWARPFMKDHKNIAQLADPLLRGRFQVSILRKAFEVAFMCLREDASTRPSMTEVVLAMNYLTSRLYSEPDENKVVDIKNSEPNTPDETTAMLKKESERERAVAEAKMWGETWRDKRRQGAQSTDDDFR
- the LOC126634246 gene encoding probable serine/threonine-protein kinase PBL7 isoform X4, with the protein product MGYCPCFGFRKGRKLETGTDEAKDDKTDKADKKKTINNKPQENVTQLSSSEEDGINGNNKAQTFTFRELATATKNFRTDSCIGEGGFGPVYKGKLASGQQAVAVKKLDQTGLQGEKEFLVEVLMLSLLRHSNLVSLIGYCAEGEQRLLVYEYMPLGSLADHLHDLPPGQEPIDWNKRMMIAAGAAKGLEYLHHEADPPVIYRDLKSANILLGEDFFPKLSDFGLAKFGPTGDRSHVSTRVMGTHGYCAPEYAKSGKLTAKSDIYSFGVVLLELITGHKAVDSSLGREKHLVEWARPFMKDHKNIAQLADPLLRGRFQVSILRKAFEVAFMCLREDASTRPSMTEVVLAMNYLTSRLYSEPDENKVVDIKNSEPNTPDETTAMLKKESERERAVAEAKMWGETWRDKRRQGSVTL